The proteins below are encoded in one region of Rhododendron vialii isolate Sample 1 chromosome 7a, ASM3025357v1:
- the LOC131332036 gene encoding blue copper protein-like, with translation MTSSCAAIIVCVLSLALHLAVPSLATVYTVGDSSGWTMGVDYTTWTSGKTFVVGDSLVFNYGSGHTVDEVSQSDYNNCTVGNPISTDNSGSTNVSLSTAGTHYYICGVIGHCGSGMKLAVTATAGGGPVAEPSGSPPPTGTTTTAPPPPPTTYTEPPSSVPAPSSSGALSPFVAMMGTWVALYKFVVL, from the exons ATGACAAGTTCTTGTGCTGCAATTATTGTGTGTGTTTTATCACTAGCCTTGCATTTGGCAGTGCCTAGTTTGGCCACGGTTTACACTGTGGGGGACTCAAGTGGATGGACAATGGGGGTTGATTACACCACCTGGACAAGCGGCAAGACTTTTGTGGTTGGTGACAGCCTTG TGTTCAATTATGGAAGCGGTCACACGGTGGATGAAGTCAGTCAAAGCGACTACAACAACTGCACTGTAGGAAACCCGATCAGCACAGACAACAGTGGGTCCACCAACGTATCTCTCAGTACTGCCGGGACCCATTACTACATCTGCGGCGTCATTGGCCACTGCGGCAGCGGGATGAAGCTGGCCGTCACTGCCACCGCCGGAGGAGGACCTGTGGCCGAGCCCTCCGGATCTCCGCCGCCCACCGGTACCACCACCACTGCCCCGCCGCCACCCCCGACGACTTATACCGAGCCACCTAGCTCTGTTCCGGCACCATCTTCCTCAGGGGCTCTTTCTCCTTTTGTTGCAATGATGGGTACTTGGGTCGCATTGTATAAATTTGTTGTCTTgtaa
- the LOC131332967 gene encoding uncharacterized protein LOC131332967 — translation MVVFNYGSGHTVDEISESDYNNCTRNEAVCHCHRRKRIHGRALRISAAHRYHHPTTFTEPPSSVPAPSSSGVLSPFVAMMCTWIQKLIKIIRIFKIKPVAYLTEFLLS, via the exons ATGGTAGTGTTCAATTATGGAAGTGGTCACACGGTGGATGAAATCAGTGAAAGCGACTACAACAACTGCACT CGGAATGAAGCTGTTTGTCACTGCCACCGCCGTAAGAGGATCCACGGCCGCGCCCTCCGGATCTCCGCCGCCCACCGGTACCACCACCCGACGACTTTTACCGAGCCACCTAGCTCTGTTCCGGCACCATCTTCCTCAGGGgttctctctccttttgttgCAATGATGTGTACTTGG ATCCAGAAGCTAATTAAAATCATTCGAATCTTCAAAATAAAACCCGTTGCGTACCTTACAGAATTCCTCCTATCATAA
- the LOC131332968 gene encoding uncharacterized protein LOC131332968 gives MGHGLPNSVLRWTSQVVEALKGNLMLKFLGKVVMIGWQIWKSRNDFVFNSNPVDPETTMRRAIEALCEISGLRIPSLIHMDNPTAEDASSHWRAPDQGGLKINCDVAIKRNGRDAKCAAIIRDSRGAIVDGRVIDAKIVSSLHEELVAVRSACGMVKTMGLRGVTIESDNQKAIKLSVSELVPPWEVMAVVWDIRKLCQEEGISCAWSIREANGLAHEVASEALRGVLPVNWVSSPSSCLVSIVTRDSSFSL, from the coding sequence ATGGGTCATGGACTTCCTAATTCTGTTCTTAGATGGACCTCTCAGGTTGTTGAAGCTTTGAAAGGAAACCTTATGCTAAAGTTCTTGGGAAAAGTAGTGATGATTGGGTGGCAGATCTGGAAGTCGAGAAACGATTTCGTTTTCAATAGTAATCCTGTTGATCCGGAGACGACTATGCGAAGAGCAATAGAGGCTCTTTGTGAAATCTCGGGTCTTAGGATCCCTTCATTGATCCACATGGACAACCCAACAGCTGAGGATGCTTCTTCCCACTGGAGGGCTCCGGATCAAGGTGGCCTAAAGATAAACTGTGATGTGGCGATCAAGAGAAACGGTAGAGACGCGAAGTGTGCTGCAATTATCAGAGACAGTAGAGGAGCAATTGTCGATGGCAGAGTGATTGATGCTAAGATCGTCTCTTCGCTTCACGAGGAGCTTGTAGCTGTTCGTAGTGCATGTGGGATGGTCAAAACTATGGGTCTGCGTGGAGTTACCATTGAATCAGACAACCAAAAAGCCATCAAATTGAGTGTTTCTGAGCTTGTACCCCCGTGGGAAGTAATGGCAGTGGTTTGGGATATCCGGAAGCTCTGCCAAGAGGAAGGGATTAGCTGTGCTTGGAGCATACGAGAGGCGAATGGGTTGGCCCATGAAGTAGCTTCTGAAGCTCTTAGGGGTGTGCTGCCCGTTAATTGGGTGTCTTCCCCATCCTCCTGTTTAGTTTCTATTGTAACCAGGGATAGTTCTTTTTCTCTGTAA